A stretch of Xenopus laevis strain J_2021 chromosome 8S, Xenopus_laevis_v10.1, whole genome shotgun sequence DNA encodes these proteins:
- the LOC121397804 gene encoding uncharacterized protein LOC121397804 — translation MEGETTSSLGPSQMGEPIQLPPKKPSSKRTKSSASGSSKRPRIDVSPPESSPPPPEMPDWLKDFQKSFLGMTSSIEKLATAAMQKQKPTNTALHTAHPSTSETCPESSEEDPSLDPNDSDSDQLDTASQPSKRSQTEAVDALLADMFITLDLQEETKEIKTLDKLFGSVSKPQRHFPVHETVEEVIKKEWKFPDRKLARDKRLDNLYPFQQQYKDKWDQVPKVDAPVARLAKRTTIPLEDGTSFKDPMDRKTESLLKNIFTSTTSAFKPTIAMACVARTLTLWAQEAIQEASEEEFDMSSHLSKMLNAIHYLCDASMDSLHLLAKSSALAIAARRALWLKPWSADPASKKNLVSLPFTGTTLFGSELDAIISKISGVRAISYPRTRDPGLHRIHNARFDIPTTSVFNRIFRGIRDLIPGPTLRVSGVLESQHGTHNVVKPRRPRINKIPDALAASIPQETVGGRLRFFKEVWLSNTSDTWVHKVITYGYEPFFQQPPPTRFLRSRIPTNPDKKAEFFRAIQEMRKKGGHRSSTYTPTQSRFLFKPFHGSQKGRFSATSLRSKETESLSSGPYFQDGISESSHRQCRTGRLFHLDRLKGCLSTHPHPSTLSKIPAVCTTQRAFSVSSSSLRSGHGTENFHQGHGQSSGLHEGTASNHYPISGRSPSPGSIQRDRTTTHRYLPIHTTATWVDNSPSKELFVSSPVHSFFGGTLRFSKTQGVSHSRKNSKADQSDFVDHSQVRDFHKKWNASLGINDGIDRSGTLRTIPHETASTGTAAEMEQVTNNTRRQNLSVAKHQTVLVLVDTETKSGRGTCMFSNKLSHGYHRCESSGLGRSFPGQDGTGKMVANRGSAADQRPRTSSYPTRSSALDHGSARFPSKDTNRQCYRCSLSKSSRRHTQSSSLERGSQDTYLGRTNSPTTFCHLHSRPGQLGSGLSQSADSRPRGMEAEPSDIRADCQEMGMAPNRSHGIDVQSSATDVLHTVPRLQSRSNRCADYQLELRSGLCVSATTNDSQGSEKTEVTPYHSHCNSTILAQEGMVFGLEEHVHSRPLETTTAGGPVDPGSVPTSQSEHACPDGLAIEAAIWSQKGFSHSVVQTLLQARKKSTKRSYHRIWKIFLEWCNRNQLNHTFLPISDLLDFLQQGLDKGLATSSLKVQVSALSILLQQPLAEQKDVKTFLQAAQHIRPRWRAPTPPWDLTLVLNALQKPPFEPMHSISIKLLSLKVVFLVAIASARRVSELAALSCRPPLCVIHEDKVVLRTQPEFIPKVVSDYHINQDIVLPSLCPKPKNSKEKALHTLDVVRAIKYYLHRTQDFRKSETLFVLFGAPQRGKQASSASLSRWIRETIILAYTAKGKPAPFRVTAHSTRALSTSWAQANQASADQICRAATWSSVHTFTKFYKFNVYASSQASFGRKVLQAAVL, via the coding sequence ATGGAAGGGGAGACTACTTCTTCCTTGGGGCCCAGCCAAATGGGGGAACCAATTCAGCTGCCCCCCAAGAAACCCTCCAGCAAGCGGACTAAGTCCTCCGCCAGTGGCTCCTCAAAAAGACCCAGAATAGACGTCTCTCCTCCAGAAAGCAGTCCACCACCACCAGAAATGCCGGACTGGCTTAAGGATtttcaaaaatcttttttggggATGACTTCATCCATTGAAAAGCTGGCGACAGCTGCCATGCAAAAGCAAAAACCTACTAATACTGCTTTACATACTGCTCATCCGAGCACTTCAGAAACATGTCCTGAGTCTTCGGAAGAGGATCCATCCTTAGATCCTAATGACTCTGATTCGGATCAGTTAGACACAGCCTCACAACCTTCAAAAAGGTCACAAACTGAGGCGGTAGACGCACTGTTGGCTGATATGTTTATCACCTTAGActtacaagaagaaacaaaggaGATTAAAACCCTGGACAAACTTTTTGGCTCAGTTTCTAAACCACAGAGACATTTTCCAGTCCACGAAACAGTGGAGGAAGTGATAAAGAAAGAATGGAAATTTCCTGACCGAAAATTAGCCAGAGATAAGCGGTTGGATAATCTATACCCTTTTCAACAACAATATAAAGACAAATGGGATCAGGTTCCCAAGGTAGATGCTCCGGTGGCGCGACTCGCGAAACGAACAACTATTCCACTGGAAGATGGCACGTCTTTCAAAGACCCTATGGATCGAAAGACCGAAAGTCTGTTAAAGAATATTTTTACTTCCACCACGTCAGCTTTCAAACCTACCATAGCTATGGCTTGTGTTGCACGAACACTTACTCTGTGGGCCCAGGAAGCCATACAGGAAGCTTCTGAGGAGGAATTCGACATGTCATCTCACCTGTCTAAGATGTTGAACGCTATTCATTACTTATGTGATGCGTCAATGGATTCGCTTCATCTACTCGCTAAATCATCAGCACTAGCAATCGCTGCTAGACGGGCATTGTGGCTAAAGCCATGGagtgcagatccggcctccaaAAAGAATCTTGTTTCGCTTCCATTTACTGGAACCACACTCTTCGGCAGTGAGCTGGACGCGATAATTTCAAAGATTTCAGGGGTAAGAGCAATTTCTTACCCCAGGACAAGAGATCCAGGCCTCCACAGAATTCACAACGCTCGTTTCGATATTCCTACAACAAGCGTTTTCAACAGAATTTTTCGAGGAATTCGAGATCTAATACCGGGGCCAACTCTAAGGGTTTCCGGGGTTCTGGAAAGTCAACATGGAACCCACAACGTCGTCAAACCAAGACGACCACGGATAAACAAGATTCCTGATGCTTTAGCCGCCTCTATTCCTCAGGAGACGGTAGGGGGACGACTCCGTTTTTTCAAAGAGGTGTGGCTATCGAACACTTCAGACACATGGGTTCACAAAGTAATTACATACGGTTACGAACCTTTTTTCCAGCAACCTCCACCAACCAGATTTTTGAGATCCAGAATACCAACCAACCCGGACAAAAAGGCCGAATTCTTTCGCGCCATCCAGGAGATGCGAAAAAAAGGAGGTCATCGTTCCAGTACCTACACACCAACGCAATCAAGGTTTTTATTCAAACCTTTTCATGGTTCCCAAAAAGGACGGTTCTCTGCGACCAGTCTTAGATCTAAAGAAACTGAATCGCTTTCTTCAGGTCCCTactttcaagatggaatctctgAGAGCAGTCATCGCCAATGTAGAACAGGGCGATTATTTCACCTCGATAGACTTAAAGGATGCCTATCTACACATCCCCATCCATCCACACTATCAAAGATTCCTGCGGTTTGCACTACCCAACGAGCATTTTCAGTTTCAAGCTCTTCCCTTCGGTCTGGCCACGGCACCGAGAATTTTCACCAAGGTCATGGCCAGTCTAGTGGCCTACATGAGGGAACAGCATCTAATCATTATCCCATATCTGGACGATCTCCTTCTCCGGGCTCCATCCAAAGAGATCGCACGACGACACACAGATACTTGCCAATTCATACTACAGCAACATGGGTGGATAATTCACCCAGCAAAGAGCTCTTTGTGTCCAGCCCAGTCCatagtttttttgggggcactCTTCGATTCTCGAAGACACAGGGTGTTTCTCActcaagaaaaaattcaaaagctGATCAAAGCGACTTTGTCGACCATTCACAAGTCAGAGATTTCCATAAGAAATGGAATGCATCTCTTGGGATTAATGACGGCATCGATAGATCTGGTACCTTACGCACAATTCCACATGAGACTGCTTCAACTGGAACTGCTGCGGAAATGGAACAGGTCACCAACAACACTCGACGGCAAAATTTGTCTGTCGCGAAACACCAAACAGTCCTTGTTTTGGTGGACACGGAAACAAAATCTGGCAGGGGGACGTGCATGTTCAGTAACAAACTCTCTCATGGTTACCACAGATGCGAGTCTAGCGGGTTGGGGAGGAGTTTTCCAGGACAAGACGGTACAGGGAAGATGGTCGCCAACAGAGGCTCAGCTGCCGATCAACGTCCTCGAACTTCGAGCTATCCGACACGCTCTAGTGCACTGGACCACGGTTCTGCACGGTTCCCCAGTAAAGATACAAACAGACAATGCTACCGCTGTAGCCTATCTAAATCATCAAGGCGGCACACACAGTCAAGCAGCCTGGAAAGAGGCAGCCAAGATACTTACCTGGGCAGAACAAACAGTCCCACAACTTTCTGCCATCTACATTCCAGGCCAGGACAACTGGGaagcggactttctcagtcggCAGACTCTAGACCCAGGGGAATGGAAGCTGAACCGTCAGATATTCGTGCAGATTGCCAAGAAATGGGGATGGCCCCAAATCGATCTCATGGCATCGACGTTCAATCATCAGCTACCGATGTACTGCACACGGTACCGAGATTGCAGAGCCGCAGCAATAGATGCGCTGACTATCAACTGGAACTTCGATCTGGTTTATGTGTTTCCGCCACTACCAATGATTCACAAGGTTCTGAGAAAACTGAAGTTACACCATACCACAGCCATTGTAATAGCACCATATTGGCCCAGGAGGGCATGGTTTTCGGACTTGAAGAACATGTCCATAGCCGACCCCTGGAGACTACCACTGCGGGCGGACCTGTTGACCCAGGGTCCGTACCAACATcacaatctgagcatgcttgcCCTGACGGCTTGGCTATTGAAGCCGCAATATGGTCACAAAAAGGTTTCTCTCACTCAGTAGTGCAGACTCTACTACAAGCCAGGAAGAAATCCACCAAGCGGTCATATCACAGGATTTGGAAGATATTCCTAGAGTGGTGCAACCGAAATCAGTTAAATCATACATTTCTACCTATCTCAGATTTATTGGATTTTCTGCAACAGGGCCTGGACAAGGGCCTGGCCACAAGTTCTCTCAAGGTCCAGGTATCGGCTCTTTCAATTTTGCTCCAACAACCTTTAGCTGAGCAAAAAGACGTAAAGACTTTTTTACAAGCCGCACAACATATACGTCCCCGTTGGCGTGCACCTACACCGCCATGGGACCTCACTCTGGTCTTGAACGCGCTTCAAAAGCCTCCTTTTGAACCCATGCATTCCATCAGTATAAAGTTGTTGTCTCTAAAAGTGGTATTCCTAGTAGCCATAGCATCTGCTAGGCGAGTTTCAGAACTGGCGGCTCTGTCTTGTCGACCGCCCTTATGTGTGATACACGAGGATAAAGTTGTACTTCGCACTCAACCTGAATTCATACCTAAGGTGGTATCTGACTACCACATAAATCAGGACATTGTCTTACCGTCGTTGTGCCCGAAGCCCAAAAATTCTAAAGAGAAGGCACTCCACACATTAGATGTTGTACGGGCAATCAAGTACTATCTACATAGAACTCAGGATTTCAGAAAATCCGAGACTCTTTTTGTTCTCTTTGGAGCGCCTCAACGAGGTAAACAAGCTAGTTCCGCGTCTCTCAGCAGATGGATCCGAGAGACAATCATTTTGGCTTACACAGCAAAAGGAAAACCAGCTCCTTTCAGAGTGACTGCACACTCTACAAGAGCACTGAGTACATCCTGGGCTCAAGCAAATCAGGCATCCGCAGATCAGATTTGTAGGGCGGCCACATGGTCATCAGTACACACGTTCACTAAATTTTATAAGTTCAATGTTTATGCCTCATCACAGGCGAGTTTTGGCCGCAAAGTTCTACAAGCGGCAGTTTTGTAA